TTGTTGTGTGGTGTACGTATACCACTCTTAGACCTTGTTCGGTTTAGAGAGGTTTAAAGAGGATTGGAGGGGGAATAATTTCAAATCCCCTCAAATTCTTTCCTCATAGGGATTAACCGAATAGGCCTTATGATTATTCTTTTCCCCAATTCCGGAGGCCATTTTGTACTAACATTGCTAACTAATATCTCCGTACCTTATATGTGGTTAAATTATGAGAACGTTCGACTCGCATGCAACAAAGTATCATGTGCATTAGCCATTTGGCCTGCAGGTCATCACATAAGGCATACTTGTTAGGGTGCACAGTACACACGCTACTAATTAAGCGAAGGTGTGTCACACCCTCACACGTTCCTTGTGTTAAACATAGCACACGCCACGACCTGCCACACTTATTTTGTGCACATAAATGGCTTGTCCTAATTTTAAGTCAAATTAATGTTGTGTTTACTGTTAAACTCTCGAGTATTAGGGACTGAACTAAAAAACGTGTGATTAGACGAATTGTGAAAGCTAAAACACAAAATATAATAAAGTTTGATTTTTGAAGTTCACAAATCCTAGTGACAAAAAAATAGACAGTAGATAATATGTGGGAGGATAAATGACACAATCACTAACAAGTCGGATAGGAGTGCTATGACTTTAGAGAATATGGAGACTAGAGTAGGGAGCCCCTAAATTTAGGGATCTTAGATAGGAGTTTCTTGAAACAGTGTTTTAGTAACTTTACATAGTGGGATAGCGAGACAATTCGTGTAACCATTCTATCCACTAAACCAAACATGTTATAATCGTAAGCACATCTGACACTATGCAGAGAGTATCATCTATTGTCAGGTTGAGTTTGCAGAATGACTTCTGAGATAATATATTTACACATCGTTTTAAGAATCATCTCTATACATGTATCGTCCTGATATTTCTGCACGTACGTAGTGCTACTTTGCTAGCCTATTCCATTAATTGACCGGGATTGCCAAGTGTCCCCGGTATCCATATATGTTCATCTCGTTTTTGTGTCATAACCGTCATAACGTTTCCGCTCCTGATCGATCGGCTTCACGCACGCCCAGCACTATATAACCAGCTCCCAAGCGAGCCGGGAGTAGTAGCCAACGAGCTTATAGAACACAAGTACAAGAAGCTATCAGAAATCAGAAACGCTAGCTAGCAGTAGGAACAAACAATGAGGTCGTCCCCGATCATCTTCCTgctcctggccgccgccgccgccatcgccgctccgTGGCAGGTTGCGCACGCCGCGGGCAAGTGCGGCAAGACGCCGGCGGAGAAGGTGGCGCTGAAGCTGGCGCCGTGCGCGAAGGCGGCGCAGGACCCCGGggcccggccgccggccgcgtgCTGCGCGGCCGTGCGCGACATCGGCACGCACCAGAGCCACGCGTGCCTGTGCGCCGTGCTGCTGTCCAGCACCGTGAGGCGCTCCGGCGTCAAGCCGGAGGTGGCCATCACCATCCCCAAGCGCTGCAAACTCGCCAACCGCCCCGTCGGCTACAAGTGCGGCGGTACGTACGTATTGCGTGCGAAGAGCTTTGGTTAGCTTCATATTAtaccgtttcatattacaagtcagactttttaaaagtttgattaaatttatagaaagatTACAATTATAtcattaaattagttttattaaatctaatattgaatatgttttgataatttattcattttatattaaaaatattactatattttttataaactcgATCGAAGCTAaataaatttgatttttaaaaaaatcaaagtgatAACAGATGTAGTATATAATATCTCTGTCGtagaatataaacatttttgcGTATTTTTCGAAACATATTTGGACATCTATATATCCGGATACAGTTCAAGAAACACAtagaaatgattatattttaaaaccaaGTATATGACAAGTGTGATGGTTCTCTGCCTTTTGTAGCTTACACGCTGCCCAGCCTGCAGGGCTGATGACGACGTACGACGGCCTTGTTTAGGCTCTGGCGCCACTAAAAGCTACCTACAGATCGCTTACAGCATACTACTCCTATAATACTGTTGCTTAAGTGTGCTAGCTATACCCTGCACTGCTGATGAATAAGTATGATCGAGCTAGCAAAGCAACTCTACATGGTTGGGACGTCAACACTGGTTAATCTCGTGCGCTGCAAATGGTCTGCTAGTGTAATCCTGTCCGCATATGCTGCTTGAGGTTGTAATGAGAATGGACAAAGTTTACTATCCGCCCGACTGATACGTATACCGAACATTTACGTAGCAATGAGCGTATGCAGATACGCCACACAAAACTATAGActggcatggcatggcatgttGTCTGTGTTGTTGTCACACTGTTGCGTGTGTCAGATGCAGGAAAATACATAGTGAAAACCTAAAAATTACTAATTGAAAACTAAAAGTCCAAGATTTATTACGTCACCATAGAGTGAAATTTTCTCtcaataaaagttttactcatgaGTAAATCTACGAGTGAAATTCTTACTCGTGATGATGTGTACGAATCTCAAACATTCATTTTTCAATTCAACGGTAGTTCTCTAGTTTCTGCCGTATATTTTCCCATCAGACGCCGGTGCTCCCTGCTCCGTGGCGCCGCAACGGGCTACTTGTCACGTGCTCCCGCCTCACGTTTGCCACCTCATGGGCTGGGCTTCCTCCCGCAACCAAGCCCAGAAACTCACCAACGCCGTGGCAAACGCTCAATCTCAGCCGTCCATCACGAGCATATCGCCCGTGaataccaccaccaccagcaaaCCAGGCGGCTCGATCTCCCTATCCCCTGATTCCCCTCCAGCCTCTGCGTCCCCattcacctctcctcctcctcttcttctaccTCGCGCTCGCTCGCTTCCCTCGTAAACCATCCGCGCGCGTGGTCCTTCCATGGCGGCCGGGGCTCTCCTCCTCGCCAACCCCGCCGCGCCCACGGCGAGGCACCAGCACCGGTTGCTGCAGCAGCGGAGGCAGCCGCGGCTCCTCGCCTCCTCTCGGCCTCCCCGGTGGCGGCTCTCCGCCGTGCAGGAGACCAAGGAGGGGGAGGCCCAGACGGCCGAGGAGATCACCGAGAAGTACGGCCTCGAGTTCGGCCTCTGGAAAGTAAGCACGCGGCGCAGGCAGCTATATTTGTCGAGTTGGAGAGCAAATCGATCGTGAGCGCAATCGAATTTGCCGCAGGTGTTCAGCTccaaggaaggggaggaggaggaggggaagacgAGGAAGTCGAGGACGGAGCAGGCGAAGGAGCTCCTGGCCAAGTACGGCGGCGCGTACCTGGCGACCTCGATCACGCTCTCGCTCATCTCCTTCACGCTCTGCTACCTCCTCGTCAGCGCCGGCGTCGACGTGCAGGACCTCCTCGGCAAGGTGAGCTGTCTTCCTGCTCTGCTCGCACGGGCTGCGGCGGCtcaccggccggcggcggtggctcacGTGGCTCCCCTGCTTTTTGCCGCAGGTTGGGATCGCGACGGGGGAGACGGGAGGGAAGGTGGGGACGTTCGCGCTGGCCTACGCGGCGCACAAGGCGGCGTCGCCGATCAGGTTCCCGCCGACGGTGGCGCTGACGCCGGTGGTGGCCAGCTGGATTGGGAGGATCAAGAAGGGGGGCGACTGATCCATCAAGTATACTTTGATCTTTGAATGCGTGAATTCGTTTTGATCTTGGCTCGTTCGTACTGAATCATGACAAGTATATATACTAGTGGTATGTGAATCATGTATGTAAGCTTAGATGTTCAAGTAGAGGGCTACCCAGTAAATCTGCTGCTACTTTTGTACAAACACATGCTAAAACAGTATAATGATCTAGTGTATCCCGAATTAAACTACTACTAGCAGAAATGGGTGTTGTGCAGATTCAAACACTCATTAAGTTATTAATCATAGGTACACAGCCAGAACATTCAGAAgcctttttttaaaacattttctGCATGAAACTTGCATAGAACAATGGTTGCTCATATGCTGTACACCCTAGTCGAACTATTTACAGACTGACCCTACCAAGTAGCTTAAGCTGGGAGAAAGAACCTGAGTGAGCTATAAAAATAACACAACGAAGCAACGCCTCTATGTACAATCATATCGATCACCATTGGAACAGGAGGGTAATCAAATCATAAGTGGAGTGATAAGCAAATATGTTTTCAGATCCATACCGCCAATCCAGAAAAAAATGGCTATCTGACTATCTCAGTATGTACATCTTCACGCTGCGCCTGCACTTCCTGTTCTCTGGGAAAGGATGCAGACTCCCATGGAAACCACCGGAGGAATTAAGTCATACCGAATAACCTCAATCGACACCAGTAGATCTGGTCTAGCAGTAAACCTTACTGGTTATCCATGGTTGAAGCCCACGCCTGTAGGTTCACTGGCTGCAGCAGACGGCTGGTTGAGTGCACATGGGGTGTCACTTATTTCTTCAGCTAAGAAGTCGTTGGTGTCAATCTGATCCCACTGCATTTCTGCTGGTTATCATGTTAAAGTACTTCAAAGTTCAATGCACAGTGCAACTTGTAAGCtcttatagtatatgagaaaaaaaaaacccaatgacTATATTTCATCAAGGATACATGCTGTTGTCCACATATGAGTAATGCTGATATCATCATCGGTGAGAAGCCAGTAATCAGCATCAGTCTGCAAAGGTGTAGAAGGATATCATGGGTTAGAGTCTACCACATAAGTAATTTGTCTATTATTGAGTGCTATAGCAGTGTAAGATAACTGA
This window of the Oryza sativa Japonica Group chromosome 4, ASM3414082v1 genome carries:
- the LOC4335806 gene encoding non-specific lipid-transfer protein 4.1, whose translation is MRSSPIIFLLLAAAAAIAAPWQVAHAAGKCGKTPAEKVALKLAPCAKAAQDPGARPPAACCAAVRDIGTHQSHACLCAVLLSSTVRRSGVKPEVAITIPKRCKLANRPVGYKCGAYTLPSLQG
- the LOC4335807 gene encoding uncharacterized protein — its product is MAAGALLLANPAAPTARHQHRLLQQRRQPRLLASSRPPRWRLSAVQETKEGEAQTAEEITEKYGLEFGLWKVFSSKEGEEEEGKTRKSRTEQAKELLAKYGGAYLATSITLSLISFTLCYLLVSAGVDVQDLLGKVGIATGETGGKVGTFALAYAAHKAASPIRFPPTVALTPVVASWIGRIKKGGD